The genome window TGGTGTTCCGCCTGGTGGACCAGGAGAGCGGCAATACTTTCTATACCCGTAACGTATGGTTCGACGGGGGAACTTACCGGTTCCACGACGTTTACGGGCGCGATGTGTCCATTATCAGAAGCGACCAGGTGACGGTGGACATTATCAGCGCCGCCGAGTACTACGAAACTCCGTAAGCCCCTTACCGCTGCAAATCAGCCCAACCTTCTTCGCTTTTCCAGAAACGCATACAGCGCCCTGTCGAACGGCGTGGCGGTGGAGACAAGCTGGTAGTCGATCAGCGACTCGCGGCAGCGTGAGCGCAGGTTGGCCACCATCGCGGCCACCTCGCGGTCGTACTCCTCCTTGACCTGCCAGGCGTGGGTCTGTAGTGTCTCGCCGGTCTCCATGTCGCGGAACAGGATTTCGCCGCCGCCGGGTAGGCCCAGTTCGCCGGGATCGAGGATGTGAAATACGATCACCTCGTGCTTGCGGTGGGCGAAATATTTAAGCGAGCGGATCGTGTCCTCGGGAGCGGTCAGCAGATCGGAGAGGACCACGATCAGGCCGCGGCGGCGGATCCGCTCGGCCAGTTCGCGGTAGACAGGAAGGGGGCTGGTCAGGCCCCCGCATTCCATCGCTTCAAGCTTGGAGATCAGCAGGCCCAGCTGGCTCATCCGCGCCCTTGGCGCCACGTATTCGTGCAGCCGGTCGCTGTAGAGAGCCATCCCGACCCCGTCGCGCTGGCGCAGGAGAAGGTAGCTGAGGCTGGCCGCCAGCATCGCGGCGTAACGGTCCTTGCCCAAGGTCCCCTCGCGGCTGAACGCCATCGAGCGGCTGGTATCGATCAGGATGCAGGCTTTGAGGTTGGTCTCTTCCTCGAACTGCTTGATATAGTAGCGGTCAGTCTTGGCGAACAGCTTCCAGTCGATATTTTTACGCTCGTCGCCCGGCATGTAGGGACGGTGGTCGGTGAACTCGACGCTGAAGCCGTGATAGGGAGAGCGGTGCAGGCCGGTGATAAAACCCTCCACCACCTGGCGGGCGATCAATTCCAGGTTTTCCAGCCGTGAAATAACCAGCGGGTCAAGCATCCTGGTCCCGGTCAGCGCACTCATCCCTTGTTCTCCAGCAGACGGTTCAGCACGTCCTCCACGCCCACGCCCTCCGCCTCGGCGTTGAAATTGGCGATTACCCGGTGGCGCAGCACGGGCAGGATCACCCGGCGCACGTCCTCCTCGCCGGGCGTGTAGCGGCCATCGAGCACGGCCAGGGTTTTGGCGCCCAGGATCGCGTACTGTCCGGCGCGCGGCCCGGCTCCCCAGTTGATCCATTCGCGGACAAACTCCGGCGCTAGCGGATCGGCCGGACGGGTGGCGCGGACCAGCTCGACAGCATAGCGGACAACCTTGTCGCTGACCGGCACGCGACGTACAAGCTTCTGCAGGGCGGCAATCTCATCCCTGCCCAGCACCCTGTCCACGGCGGCAGTCTCCTGGCTGGTGGTGCTGGCGACAATCTCCACTTCCTCGTCCAGCGACGGGTACTCGATAGAGAGGCTGAACATGAACCGGTCGAGCTGGGCCTCGGGCAGCGGATAGGTGCCTTCCTGCTCGATCGGGTTCTGGGTGGCCAGCACGAAAAACGGTTCGTCCAGCGAATAGGTGTGCCCGCCGGCGGTCACCTGGTGCTCCTGCATGGCCTGGAGCATGGCCGCCTGGGTTTTGGGCGGAGTGCGGTTGATCTCATCGGCCAGCACGACATTGGCGAACACGGGTCCGCGATGGAATACGAACTCGCGGCCATGGCCGGCCTCTGATTCCTGCTCCAGAATATCGGTGCCGATAATATCGGAGGGCATCAGGTCAGGGGTAAACTGAATCCTGTTGAACGACAGGTCCAGCAGTTTGCTCAGGGTGCTGATCAACAGCGTCTTGGCCAGACCCGGCACACCGATCAGCAGGCCGTGTCCGCGAGCCAGCAGGCAGATAACCAGCTGGTCGATTATTTCCCGCTGTCCGACAATGACTTTGCCGATTTCGCTGTTTATCTTTTCCCGCGCCTGCTGGAGTTTCTCCACCGCCTGCACGTCCGATGCTCTTGCCGAATCGCCAAGTTGAGACAAATTAAGCTCCTTTTGCAGATTTACCCGGGTTGAACGACGAATTTAATCTCCGCACCACCGGTAAGCAAGTAACCGCTGCTACTTTCACTCCGTTCCGGCAAAAAGGACCCGCCGGCACCCAATCTTATGGATTGCATGTACCGATTTCTAAATGAACTACCCCGCGGCAGAGCCGCGAGGGATCAGGCCAACTTTCCGGCACTGCGTACCACCGGAATTTCTAACTGCAAAAAAACAAAAGCGGTAACCCCGGAGCAAGCTCCGAGGAATTCTTTTCGATTAACGGCGGTCGGTTGAATGTTTGTCAGCTTGCTGCAAGATTTCGGGTTGCGGCGGCAAGAAGAAGGTAAAACTGCTGACTTCGGCCTAACGCGAGCCTCACTAAGTGCAGCTTCCTCAGCGAACCCGGTTCTCCAACTCGCCGATCCGCTCCACTTTCACTTTCAGCTTGTCCCCGCTGTCGAGAAACACCTGGGGATCCCGTCCGGCACCAACGCCCGGGGGCGTTCCGGTCAGCAGAAGGTCGCCGGGCAGCAGGGTCATGGTCTGCGACAGGTAGCTGACCAGTTCCGCCACGCCGAACACCATCTCGGCCGTGCTCGAATCCTGCATCACCTCGCCGTTGAGTTCCAGCGCAATCGCCAGCGCCTGCG of Candidatus Glassbacteria bacterium contains these proteins:
- a CDS encoding DUF58 domain-containing protein: MSALTGTRMLDPLVISRLENLELIARQVVEGFITGLHRSPYHGFSVEFTDHRPYMPGDERKNIDWKLFAKTDRYYIKQFEEETNLKACILIDTSRSMAFSREGTLGKDRYAAMLAASLSYLLLRQRDGVGMALYSDRLHEYVAPRARMSQLGLLISKLEAMECGGLTSPLPVYRELAERIRRRGLIVVLSDLLTAPEDTIRSLKYFAHRKHEVIVFHILDPGELGLPGGGEILFRDMETGETLQTHAWQVKEEYDREVAAMVANLRSRCRESLIDYQLVSTATPFDRALYAFLEKRRRLG
- a CDS encoding AAA domain-containing protein, encoding MQKELNLSQLGDSARASDVQAVEKLQQAREKINSEIGKVIVGQREIIDQLVICLLARGHGLLIGVPGLAKTLLISTLSKLLDLSFNRIQFTPDLMPSDIIGTDILEQESEAGHGREFVFHRGPVFANVVLADEINRTPPKTQAAMLQAMQEHQVTAGGHTYSLDEPFFVLATQNPIEQEGTYPLPEAQLDRFMFSLSIEYPSLDEEVEIVASTTSQETAAVDRVLGRDEIAALQKLVRRVPVSDKVVRYAVELVRATRPADPLAPEFVREWINWGAGPRAGQYAILGAKTLAVLDGRYTPGEEDVRRVILPVLRHRVIANFNAEAEGVGVEDVLNRLLENKG